A genomic stretch from Helianthus annuus cultivar XRQ/B chromosome 1, HanXRQr2.0-SUNRISE, whole genome shotgun sequence includes:
- the LOC110934276 gene encoding extensin-like: MPPRFFRRRGRGKGPITAPNNNEAGPSNARAPSTTESDDPQQNRRNPFEPARRSVSHSSTPPNPYGPRSDYEASNPQPSYIPLQRSLSHNSFGDPTPVFRGRFNPANFLQEPGNFNPLGPEDHFSGDHADDMDEDTDPVEPASGTPNHPIEISDGSSFHGSPYVGPDSFQAMFTRHEWYYTPPRHSPPQQQQQQQQDSPEDPRFVAVTPPPPPPPVQPAPPQPPRRMRTGARMSVRTGDFHFSSPRQSSASHYPPHQEDPQMGGPSQPVAPQPPPMGFDNPIPAYTSSMAYNPFEPPVHNNYNYAEADPYMVTANYNTQGHYGDPWGVGYPTHGYPIPPRPIVRAQSQPTRFSPPEHEEILQRLDYVEREFHRERREQETFFQGLTSLIKGKSKKDR, encoded by the coding sequence ATGCCGCCAAGATTCTTCAGGAGAAGAGGAAGGGGCAAGGGGCCAATCACCGCCCCCAATAATAATGAAGCTGGACCCTCGAATGCGAGAGCTCCATCCACCACGGAGAGTGACGATCCCCAGCAGAACCGGAGGAACCCCTTTGAGCCAGCTCGACGGTCGGTCTCACACAGTTCAACACCTCCTAACCCTTATGGGCCACGATCGGATTACGAGGCCAGCAACCCTCAACCTTCATACATACCATTACAGCGATCCTTATCGCACAACTCCTTCGGTGACCCTACACCAGTTTTTAGGGGCCGGTTTAACCCGGCAAACTTCCTACAAGAACCAGGAAATTTTAACCCATTAGGTCCAGAAGATCATTTCTCTGGAGATCATGCGGacgacatggacgaggatacggaccctgTCGAGCCTGCCAGTGgcacaccaaaccacccgatagagatctcTGACGGATCTTCCTTTCACGGATCGCCCTATGTTGGTCCTGATAGCTTTCAAGCCATGTTTACCAGGCACGAATGGTACTATACGCCTCCTCGCCATTCGccgcctcagcagcagcaacagcagcaacaagaTTCCCCTGAGGATCCAAGgttcgtggcagtcacgccaccacctcctccgccaccagttcaaccggCACCCCCGCAACCACCAAGGCGTATGAGAACCGGAGCGCGCATGTCTGTGCGAACAGGAGACTTTCATTTTAGTTCTCCACGCCAATCAAGTgccagccactacccgccacatCAAGAAGATCCACAAATGGGTGGGCCTTCGCAACCAGTTGCACCGCAACCCCCGCctatgggttttgataacccaattccgGCATACACGAGTTCCATGGCGTATAACCCGTTCGAACCGCCAGTGCACAACAACTACAACTATGCCGAAGCAGACCCGTACATGGTAACGGCTAACTATAACACTCAAGGACACTATGGAGATCCATGGGGAGTAGGATACCCAACTCATGGGTACCCGATACCTCCCAGACCTATTGTTCGGGCACAATCGCAACCAACAAGGTTCTCCCCACCAGAGCATGAAGAAATTCTGCAAAGATTGGACTATGTAGAGCGAGAATTTCACAGGGAGCGAAGGGAGCAAGAAACGTTCTTCCAGGGACTGACAAGCTTGATCAAAGGGAAGAGCAAGAAGGACCGCTGA